The Populus alba chromosome 6, ASM523922v2, whole genome shotgun sequence genome contains a region encoding:
- the LOC118028412 gene encoding cytochrome P450 709B2, with protein MMVFTYVGYFAAGLAVQVLVAKILKLCWIVLWRPYALTKSFEKQGIKGPSYSILHGTLPEMKTLLKAANGVILDTNCHDIAQRVQPHYNRWSAEYGEVFLFWRGVQPAIRIADPKLAKQILSDKSGAYAQPQFDHRLLSFAGNGVGQLNGPDWVRHRSILTPAFTKDKLKLMTKRMAACTIDMIDDWKNRARIADHQHITIEMSEEFKKLTCDVITHTAFGSNYVEGGEVFKAQDELIHHCVATMADLYIPGSRFLPTPSNRQMWKMENNVNNSLRRLIQGRLESAQARGNLDGCYGDDVLGLLVEASKTTNKSLKLTMDEIIDECKQFFFSGHETTAKLLTWTVFLLSLHQEWQERLREEVLTECGMGIPDADMVSKLKLLNMVLLETLRLYCPVLETLRETSRATKLGDFLIPKGVFITIQLVQLHRSKEYWGEDANDFNPLRFKNGVSQAAKHPNAFLGFGMGPRTCLGQNFAMLEVKLVLSLLLQRFSFVLSPEYKHAPANYLTMEAQYGVPTIVKPLLSK; from the exons ATGATGGTCTTCACTTACGTGGGCTACTTCGCAGCAGGTTTGGCTGTTCAGGTTCTTGTTGCAAAGATCTTGAAATTATGCTGGATTGTCCTGTGGAGGCCATATGCCTTGACTAAAAGCTTTGAAAAGCAAGGAATCAAAGGGCCATCCTACTCGATCCTCCACGGTACTCTTCCTGAGATGAAGACCCTGCTAAAAGCTGCGAATGGAGTGATTCTCGATACAAACTGCCATGACATCGCTCAAAGAGTTCAGCCGCACTATAATAGATGGTCAGCTGAATATG GAGAGGTATTTTTGTTCTGGCGTGGGGTGCAACCAGCAATAAGGATAGCAGACCCTAAGTTAGCCAAGCAGATACTATCAGATAAGTCCGGTGCCTATGCGCAACCACAGTTCGACCACAGATTATTATCATTCGCTGGGAATGGAGTGGGTCAGTTGAATGGACCAGACTGGGTTAGACACAGAAGTATTCTCACTCCTGCCTTCACCAAGGACAAGCTCAAG CTTATGACAAAGAGAATGGCAGCATGCACCATAGACATGATTGACGATTGGAAAAATAGGGCTCGTATAGCTGACCATCAACATATCACGATAGAAATGAGTGAAGAGTTTAAAAAGCTCACTTGTGATGTAATTACTCATACTGCCTTTGGGAGTAACTATGTTGAAGGAGGAGAAGTCTTTAAAGCACAAGACGAGCTTATACACCATTGCGTTGCTACCATGGCAGACCTTTACATCCCCGGCAGCCG ATTTCTTCCTACACCATCAAACCGTCAAATGTGGAAGATGGAAAACAATGTGAACAACTCACTAAGACGCTTAATACAGGGGAGACTAGAGTCGGCCCAAGCTAGAGGAAATTTAGATGGATGTTATGGCGATGATGTGCTTGGTTTACTGGTTGAAGCCTCAAAAACTACCAATAAGAGTCTCAAGTTGACAATGGATGAAATCATAGACGAGTGCAAGCAATTCTTCTTTTCTGGCCACGAGACCACTGCCAAACTATTAACTTGGACCGTTTTCTTGTTGAGCTTGCATCAAGAATGGCAAGAAAGACTGAGGGAAGAGGTGCTGACGGAATGCGGGATGGGAATTCCTGATGCAGATATGGTTTCCAAGTTAAAATTG CTGAACATGGTTCTTCTTGAGACTTTGAGGCTGTATTGTCCTGTACTGGAAACCCTCAGGGAGACATCAAGAGCTACGAAACTAGGAGATTTCCTGATTCCAAAGGGTGTGTTCATAACAATTCAACTGGTGCAGCTGCATAGGAGTAAAGAATACTGGGGAGAGGATGCAAACGATTTCAATCCATTAAGGTTCAAGAACGGAGTATCTCAGGCTGCAAAACACCCAAATGCTTTCCTCGGTTTCGGAATGGGTCCGAGAACTTGCCTTGGTCAGAATTTCGCGATGCTGGAGGTGAAATTGGTGCTTTCGTTATTGCTTCAAAGGTTTTCTTTCGTCCTCTCTCCGGAGTACAAGCATGCACCAGCTAACTACTTGACCATGGAGGCACAGTACGGCGTCCCTACTATTGTGAAGCCGCTTCTCTCAAAATAA